From the genome of Pirellulaceae bacterium:
CGCGTGCTGAGACTCAGCCCCGGAGTTTACCGTAGCAATTCGATGGCCGCCGTCGGTATCGCGGCCCATGAAGCCGGTCACGCGATTCAGCATGCACAAGGCTATGCCCCGCTGGCCATCCGTAACATGGCTGTGCCCGCAGCCAATTTCGGTGGCAGTATCGGTACGATTCTGTGTATGGTTGGATTGGGTATGACTGGAGCCGCACAAGGTGCTGCCGGGATCGGCCCCACGCTGTTTTTAGTAGGCATCATTGGATTTGGCGCTACGGTGGCTTTCCAACTCATTAATCTGCCGGTCGAATTCGATGCCAGCTCCCGCGCCAAAACACAGCTGGTCGAATTAGGAATTGTCTCGGGACGCGAGATTTCCTACGTCAGCAAAGTCCTAAACGCGGCTGCGTTGACCTATGTTGCAGCCACGATGCAAGCGGTCATGATCCTGGCCTACTACATCTTTCGCTACCTGCTGGCCACGCAGCGCGGACGCGATTAGGGCAAGCGATCTTTGAGAAATTGATAGTAGCTACCGCTGCTCAAGAAGCCCGCTTTCCAGGCAAGTCACTTGGCGGACCAAGAACGTCCGGCTAAAGTGGTGCGACTCCACGATCCTGATTTGCCGCTGCTTGCGGGCTGTGACTGACCTGCTGAACCCAAGGAGAAACCTCGATTCTTGGGAAATAACTGCCCGTCTGGCCGCAATTTTTTAAAAGGTAAGCGTTCATGCGTGACTCGCAAGTCTTACGTCGATGCCTGTTCTTACATTTACTGCCTTTGGACCGATGGTTTGGCCAAATTCAGTTATTGACGGCCCTGGTCCTGCTTGCCACCATGGCGGGCTGTACGCGTAGCGATTCTGCGGGTTCGGCATCATCCGGCCAACGACAGTTCATCAATGTTGGCACCGCACCTACGGGTGGCGCGTTCTTCACTGTGGGCAGCGCGATTTGTGAAGTAGTGAACGAAAATCGTGGTGATTTGAACTGGCGCGTGGCCGCCGAGTCCACGGGTGGTTCCATGGAAAACATTCGTTTGCTGAGCCAAGGAAAACTGGAATTTGCGATGTCCAATTCTTCCATCAGTTACTTCGCTGTTCGAGGAACAGAAGGCTGGGAAGCAAAACACGACATTCGCTCTGTCGTTACCTTGTTTCCCAACATCGCCATGTTTGTGACGCTGGCAGACTCCGGTATCCAGTCGATCGCCGACCTCAAAGGCAAGAAAGTCTACTTGGGGCCAGAAGGCGCTGGCTTTGAGTACTTTGTCAAACCCATATTGGCTGCTCACGGCTTGCAACTGAACGATCTGGAGCCAACCTACGGCAGCCAGCAAAGTGCGGTAGACCTGCTTGGCGACCGCGCAGTCGCCGCAGCCATGATCGGCGGCGGCACTCCCAATCCTTCCTTGTCGCAAATGGCCCAGGCCAATAGTATTCGGCTGATCCCCTACGACGAATCGGCTCGGAAAAAACTGATCGACGACTACAGCTTTTTCGAATCCGCCTCCATTGCCGGAGGTACATACAAGGGCATTGACGCTGAGTTTGTAGGTCTGAATGTTGGCTCGGCGCATCTGATTACCCTCGCCAAGATTGACGATCAGAAGGTATACAACTTCGTGAAATTGATCTACGAGAACCGGGAAAAGATCACTCAGCGGCATAAAGCTGTGGGCAATCTGCGGCCTGACACAGCAGCTCGCAATAATGGCACCGAGTACCATCCAGGAGCCATTCGTTACTTCCGAGAAGTCGGCATACTGCCGACCGCAGGTGAATAAATGGGCAACAGCTCGACAGAGCCGCCGCCGACCACGTTCCAACAACGTTTTCGCGGTTACGTGTGTATCGTTGTCGCCGTTTGCCTCACACTGTATGTACTAATCGAAGTCAATTTTTCACTGCTAGCACCGCTGAAAGAATTGGCGGTTTTTGGTTCCGCCGGTGTCATTCTGGCCCTGCTGAAATTCCCCATGATCGGTCGCTGGCGTAACACCACGGCCTTGCATGTCTTGGATTGGGTGCTGGTCGTGCTAGCGATCGTCTGCTGCGGATACCTGTTGTACCACGGAACGCAGCTTGGCCAACGCGCTGCCCTGTATAGCCCGCTGGACCTAGCCGTCGGCGCCGTCGGACTACTGCTGGTTTGGGAGTCCACGCGGCGAGCCATCGGCTGGGCCGTGCCCTGCTTGTCGGTCATTTTTTTAGTTTACGCGCATGAGAGCATTGCGCAGCAGTTACCCGATTGGATGTTCCCGCACCGTGGACAAGATTGGCAATCGCTGATTGGACAGTTGTATTTGCGCACCGAAGGCGTGTTCGGTACGGCGTTGGGCGTAATGTTCAAGTACGTCTTTCTTTTCGTATTGTTTGGAGCATTGTTAGAAGCCAGCGGGTCGACCCGGTATATCATCGAAATGGCCTTGCGGTTGTTTGGCCAGCGATCCGGCGGTCCCGCCAAGGTATCGATTGTGGCCAGCGGACTGATGGGATCGCTGTCTGGCAGCGCCGTGGCCAACGTGGCAACCACCGGCGTGTTTACGATTCCCCTGATGCGCAGTGTCGGCTTCAAACCGCATATCGCCGCCGGCATCGAAGCCGCAGCGTCATCTGGCGGAGCGCTGGCACCACCTGTGATGGGAGCCGGCGCGTACATGATGCTGGAGATTATCAATCGCCAGCCTCCTGTAACCTATTTGGAAGTTATGAAAGCGGCCTTGATCCCCGCCATCTTGTACTATCTGTCGCTGTTCATGCTGGTTCATTTTCAAGCCAAACGTAACGATGCCCAGGACGACGCGAACCGCAAAGACCATTCACTGGATACTGATGCTGAAATTTCTCGAACTCTATCGTCATCAACCTTGGCATCTGGCCAGTCGGAGAGTGAACAACCGCCTCCCGTTCGCTGGTATGGATTTGAAGGTGCGACGTTCCTTGGCGCCCTGGCCCTGCTGCTGGCATTTCTGCTTTGGGGCGCATCACCGTTTCGCGCAGTCAGTTACGCGATGGCCTTCGTTCAGCTCATGATCATTCTCAGTCCGCAAACCAAGGCTTCCAAGCTGGCGCGTCTGGCCGCCGTTGGTGTTTGGTCATCACTCATCGTTTGTGCCAAATTCTGTTTTCCGAATCTAATCTCGTACTGGCCCGAAGCGTTGATCTGGTCGATGGCCGGATCGTGGCTGGTTGCGTTATGCTGGTCAACCTGGCGATCAAAAGTTTTGGACTGCCTGCGTTCAGCAACTAACGGCGGAGTTCCGTTGATCGTAGCAGCCGCCTGCGTTGGAATAGTCATTGGTCTGGTGTCGCGGACAGGCATTGGCACTGGTGTACCTCAAGCCATTATTCCCCTGGCCGGCAACAATCTGTTTCTTGGACTATTAGCCATCATGGTCTGCTCGCTCATACTAGGTATGGGCTTGCCATCTGCCGTTTCCTATCTGCTGTTGGCAACCATCATCGGGCCTGTATTTGCTGATCCGACGTTGGGCGTACCGATCTTGGCTGCTCACCTATTCATCTTTTATTTTGGGATGATGGCCATGGTTACGCCGCCTGTGGCCCTGGCTGGCTACGCAGCCGCCTCAATTGCCGGAACTGGCGTGATGCAAGCGAGCTGGGCGGCCTTCCGTTTTTCATTGGTCGGCTTTACCCTGCCCTACATGTTTGTCTATCGCCCAGCGCTCTGCATGATTGGTGACGACGGAGGCGCTCCGCTGGTGCTAGACGTTGTCGTCGCTGTCACGGCTGCTGTCCTTGGTATCCTCTCGCTGGCGGGAGCACTTTCCGGTTATCTGTTTCATCCGCTCAAGTGGCCGTTGAGAACTCTACTGTTTTTGGCCGCAGCCTGCGCACTCTTTCCCGATCGTTTCGATCTTCTTGGCCGCTATCTCCAGCTATTCGATATCATCGGAGCACTATTGCTGGCCTCCGTTGCTGTCATTAGCTACTCTGCATCCAAACGTGAGCACAGTGCAACTTAGGGTCGAATAAGCGCGACCGCACAATTTTGGCTTCCAACTGCGATACCCTAACGATTTTCAATCCATGGGCACTGGGTATCGGTACTCTCCAGCACTGCTGGCTGGAGTCTCACCAGGCAAGCGCCGTCAGGCAACCTACAATTCTACGGTCGATGAGCGCTTCTCAAACAGCGCCCTATAGACAGGCTGACTGTTCAGCCGTGCGCGGCGCTCGAAGTGCGTAGTGTAGTCCATGGCATGACTGGCCGCGCGCTCCGGTATGTAATGCGGACCGGCTAGTTCAGTCGTATCCATTACTTCGGCGCAGATGTGCTGGTAGTAGTCCAGTACATCGGTCCAGAAATGAAATTGCCCTCCGGAAACGAGCACGCGTTGAATGTCTTGCAGCGTTTGATCGTTCAGCACGCGGCGCTTCTTGTGCTTATTGCGCCACCACGGATCTGGAAAGTACACGTGAACGCGCTGAATTGACTGGTCAGGTACCGTCGAATGCAATACAGCCCGCGCATCGCCGCACAAGACTGTGACATTGGCCAGCCCCAAGCGCGCTAGTCGCTCGGCAGAACGGTGAGCGAACTTAGCTGCCAGTTCAATACCAATGAAATGCCGTTCCGGCTGCGCATGGGCAGCACTCTGCAAAAATAATCCTTTGCCGGATCCTATTTCCAGCTCTCTGGGCTTATCTGCCTGAGCGGCAATGATTGTCGCCCAATCCAATGACGCAGTTCGTACGTCGATAGCAGCGCCGGGGCGAGATGCTTGTGTCTTGCGAGACCGATGATTCATGACGGGTAAACCATAACCAGAACTTGCGGCCTTGGATAGACTGCTTTACAGTGGCGACGTTGCGTCGTGATTTGACGAAGACTGACTCGGACAACCGGACTTGCAAGTGGGGCCAACCATGCGTATGGCGTTGTGTAATGAATTGTTTCAGGAATGGTCATGGCAGCGCGCCTTGGAGCTAACGGTTCAGTGCGGCTACACCGGTTGGGAGATCGCTCCGTTTACCTTAAGCGACAGACCAACTGAGTTACCGTCCTCAGAGCGCCGCCGATTGGCCGCGCAAGTACACAGTGCCGGCGTTGAGGTCGTGGGCCTGCACTGGTTGTTAGCTAAGACGCAAGGCTACCATTTGACCACTTCGGATGAGGCTACTCGAAGTCGAACAGCAGATTATCTGTCGCAGTTGTCGCAATTGTGCCGCGACTTAGGCGGTAGCTTGATGGTGCTCGGTTCGCCGCAGCAGCGCAACTTCGACCCGCAACAGATGAACCACCACAGGGCGACCGATAACGCCGTTACGGTATTAGAACAACTGCTTCCCGCACTTGAGCGGCATCAAGTCACGCTGGCCCTTGAGCCGTTGGGGCCGGGCGAAGGCAATTTTTGGAATGAAGCCGCACAGGTGGTGCAGGTCATCCAGAGGTTGGATTCGCCTTGGATTCGCTTGCACTTGGACGTCAAAGCCATGAGCACCGAGCCGCAGCCAATTGCTGACGTGATCCGCCACAACGCGGTCTGGATGCACCACTTTCACGCCAACGATCCCAATCTGCTAGGTCCTGGAATGGGGGATGTCGACTTTCAGCCAATCTTTGCGGCGCTCAAGCAAGTCGCCTATCAGGGCTGGATCAGCGTAGAGGTATTTGACTACCGGCCAGGAATTGAAACCATCGCCCGCGAAAGCATGCGCAACATGCGCGCCGCCATGCAAGCCAGCGGACTGTAGAGGCCCCGCGTGTTGATTAGCAACCTGCGGGTTGTATTTCAGTTTTCGCGCAGGCAGTGCATGTTGGCCATGGAGATTCCGCTGACGATGGCACCGACAATGCCTACAAAGCCTTGATCTGTCCCGCAGAGAAACAAGTTTTTCAGATGTGTCGTACCATCCAGCTTCTTATCGGGGGCACCGTAGACCGCCCCGTTTTCGTGCGAAGTGAAGCGACGAATCGTCTTGGGAGTGAACACGTCAGTGTCCACCACATGCCGGCGGAAGTCGGGCACAAATCGTACGGCCGAGGCAACGCTGCGGTCATACCACCACATCTTCTGCCGCTGATATTCTTGTTCGTCCAACTGCGTCCAGCGATCAAAGTCGGCGATCGTCGTTAGGCGGATAATGCCGTCTTGCAAATTACCAAGCTCACTCGCGTATTGATAATTATTGGGACTGCAGATCA
Proteins encoded in this window:
- a CDS encoding sugar phosphate isomerase/epimerase, with product MRMALCNELFQEWSWQRALELTVQCGYTGWEIAPFTLSDRPTELPSSERRRLAAQVHSAGVEVVGLHWLLAKTQGYHLTTSDEATRSRTADYLSQLSQLCRDLGGSLMVLGSPQQRNFDPQQMNHHRATDNAVTVLEQLLPALERHQVTLALEPLGPGEGNFWNEAAQVVQVIQRLDSPWIRLHLDVKAMSTEPQPIADVIRHNAVWMHHFHANDPNLLGPGMGDVDFQPIFAALKQVAYQGWISVEVFDYRPGIETIARESMRNMRAAMQASGL
- a CDS encoding zinc metallopeptidase, coding for MMYFDPIYFVFIAPALLLAMVAQWMVRSAYSQMSQVAARTSGYDAARSILDANGLQSVGIQQVPGEMSDHYDPRHRVLRLSPGVYRSNSMAAVGIAAHEAGHAIQHAQGYAPLAIRNMAVPAANFGGSIGTILCMVGLGMTGAAQGAAGIGPTLFLVGIIGFGATVAFQLINLPVEFDASSRAKTQLVELGIVSGREISYVSKVLNAAALTYVAATMQAVMILAYYIFRYLLATQRGRD
- a CDS encoding TAXI family TRAP transporter solute-binding subunit — encoded protein: MRDSQVLRRCLFLHLLPLDRWFGQIQLLTALVLLATMAGCTRSDSAGSASSGQRQFINVGTAPTGGAFFTVGSAICEVVNENRGDLNWRVAAESTGGSMENIRLLSQGKLEFAMSNSSISYFAVRGTEGWEAKHDIRSVVTLFPNIAMFVTLADSGIQSIADLKGKKVYLGPEGAGFEYFVKPILAAHGLQLNDLEPTYGSQQSAVDLLGDRAVAAAMIGGGTPNPSLSQMAQANSIRLIPYDESARKKLIDDYSFFESASIAGGTYKGIDAEFVGLNVGSAHLITLAKIDDQKVYNFVKLIYENREKITQRHKAVGNLRPDTAARNNGTEYHPGAIRYFREVGILPTAGE
- the trmB gene encoding tRNA (guanosine(46)-N7)-methyltransferase TrmB, which translates into the protein MNHRSRKTQASRPGAAIDVRTASLDWATIIAAQADKPRELEIGSGKGLFLQSAAHAQPERHFIGIELAAKFAHRSAERLARLGLANVTVLCGDARAVLHSTVPDQSIQRVHVYFPDPWWRNKHKKRRVLNDQTLQDIQRVLVSGGQFHFWTDVLDYYQHICAEVMDTTELAGPHYIPERAASHAMDYTTHFERRARLNSQPVYRALFEKRSSTVEL
- a CDS encoding TRAP transporter fused permease subunit encodes the protein MGNSSTEPPPTTFQQRFRGYVCIVVAVCLTLYVLIEVNFSLLAPLKELAVFGSAGVILALLKFPMIGRWRNTTALHVLDWVLVVLAIVCCGYLLYHGTQLGQRAALYSPLDLAVGAVGLLLVWESTRRAIGWAVPCLSVIFLVYAHESIAQQLPDWMFPHRGQDWQSLIGQLYLRTEGVFGTALGVMFKYVFLFVLFGALLEASGSTRYIIEMALRLFGQRSGGPAKVSIVASGLMGSLSGSAVANVATTGVFTIPLMRSVGFKPHIAAGIEAAASSGGALAPPVMGAGAYMMLEIINRQPPVTYLEVMKAALIPAILYYLSLFMLVHFQAKRNDAQDDANRKDHSLDTDAEISRTLSSSTLASGQSESEQPPPVRWYGFEGATFLGALALLLAFLLWGASPFRAVSYAMAFVQLMIILSPQTKASKLARLAAVGVWSSLIVCAKFCFPNLISYWPEALIWSMAGSWLVALCWSTWRSKVLDCLRSATNGGVPLIVAAACVGIVIGLVSRTGIGTGVPQAIIPLAGNNLFLGLLAIMVCSLILGMGLPSAVSYLLLATIIGPVFADPTLGVPILAAHLFIFYFGMMAMVTPPVALAGYAAASIAGTGVMQASWAAFRFSLVGFTLPYMFVYRPALCMIGDDGGAPLVLDVVVAVTAAVLGILSLAGALSGYLFHPLKWPLRTLLFLAAACALFPDRFDLLGRYLQLFDIIGALLLASVAVISYSASKREHSAT